The DNA region CAGCCACGTAATCACCTTTCATCTGCATGGCGCGGCCGAGCTTGGTTTCTGCTTCCCCTTGATTGATCATATCGTTAAACTTCATGACAATCGTGTAAGATTTCATCAGTTCATCATAAGAAGCTTCATATTTTTCTTGAAGGTAATATATTTCACCGATATTGAGATGGATTACAGCTTTGTTGGATTCAAGCGAATGGGTTTCGCAGATTTCAACGCCTTTTTCATAATACATTAGAGCATTTGGATAATCCTCTGCCATTCTGTAGATTTCACCGATATTGTTGTAAAGAGAAGATTCAAGATTTGCATCAGAATCTTTTTCAATTTTGGAAACGGAAGACATGAAATAATCCAGAGCATCTGTGAAAGCACCAAAGTAAAAGTATATTATTCCGATGATATTGCTGACTTTTAAAATCCCCTTGGCATTGTCATATTTTTTGAAGATTTCCAGAGCTTGAAACGCAAGTTCCAGTCCACGGGAATAGTCGGACATGACTCTACAGGCATAAGCCATATGAAAAAGTGAGTAGGCATATGATAGCGGTTGATGGGTCGCTTTTGAAAGCTCCAGTGCGCTCTTTGCATGATCATAGGATTCTTGTGGATTTTGGTTGGCAATTTTTTTTGAGTGTTCCAAAAGCTGTTCTATCTTAGTTTTATTGTCCATATTAGCACCTCATTTGAACTATAATTGATTTTTGAAAGTTAGGCTATATAAAATAAAAATTACGGCATTCATTATTCTACCTAAATTCAACGTATTGAATGCTAATCTTAAAGAAACATGTATTCTTGAACTACCCACGACTAAAGTCACGGGATTCGATTAGCACCTGACGGTGCTATCACTTTTTCCTGTTTCATAGATTACTGCTAAGATGTGAAAATACCCTTAGTCTTACATAAGCTCCTGTGAAGCATAGCTTCACTCACTTTCGTGACAGGCACTCCCCCTTGTCCCAAGGGTGCAGGTACTTACAGTACCAATTTATGCTACAGCTTCTAAACCTAATATTTGTAAGCCATAATTTCTTATATTAATAGCTGCATTTTCATCTCTGTCATGTACTGAACCACAAACCGCAATATTATTATTTGTCATTTTTGTCGTGTAAGACTTCTTTGCAGTTCTCTTTGACTTGAAAGTAGGGTATCGGTTCTGACCCTTGAAAAAACGAATATATGCATCTTCAACATTTTCACAAGCTACTTCCAAGGCAAACTTATCGACCTCTTTTAAGAAACTGTGTTCCTCTAATGATTTCATAGGAACAAGAACGTCCTTTTTATATTTACCTACTGAGAGTGTTTTAGCTTCTCCCTTGTAATACTCTTGTCTTGTAGAAAGGTAGTTGTTAAAAATGAACCGAGTGCAACCAAAGGTTCTGTTAATTAACGCTTCTTGTTCTTTTGTAGGGTAAACACGAAGAACAAGACCATAGCTTTTCAACTGCTGCCCTTGTTTAGCCAATTCTTTATTCTTTTCTTTGACTGTCATTCGCTTACCCATAAAGTTACTTCTCCTTTTGAGATTGGATATATCTTCTTATCTGTTCTTCTGTAGTATCACTTATAGTACTAACATAATATGAGGGATTCCAAAGACTGCCTCCCCATAATTCATTTTTTATTTCCGGGTGTTCCTTAAACATAGCCCGAGCTGACACGCCCTTTAATGCCTTTATGATATTAGGTATGTAGTGTTGCGGAGAACAATCTACAAGTAGATGTACATGGTCTTTGTCACATTCCATTTCCAAAATATCGAACTTATTCTCTAATGCAATTTGTTTTAATTTCATCTTTAATGTATCCTCAATGTTATCTTTAAGTATCTTTTTACGATATTTCACGCACCACACTAAATGATATTGTATTGAATACACGTAACCTCGTCCACGCTTTTCTTTCAATGCTTTCACCTCTATTTTAGTATAACATATGTTATTATATATATGTAAAGAAGAAGAAAGCACCCGCTTCATAATTTCCAGTTCTTTATCTTTACCGTATGGTATCCCAGTGGTATTGGGTGCAAATGCAGTTAACTTATCACTTAAGATACAATCAATTGTTGGTATAAGTACATTTACTGGATCTCCATCCGTTATCAAAAAAGTACTTTCTATGGGCATTGTCACCATTTCAACAAATGGATTATCCTCGTACAGAATATCTAGCAGAATATACTTTTCGGTATCATCCAGCAACGATGTGAAATAAAACTTATAATGTACCTTCGGTATTCCATTTTCATTCTTTCGTTCATTCTTCTCATATTTGGTAAATATGAAATTATCGGCTAACACTCCATCCATCAATGCATCAAGTCCCTCATGCTAATGTTGGCTTTCCATCAACAATCCTATTAAGAAATTTATAAATCTTTCATTCTTCCTATACCCCCATAGTAACAAGGTCTTTCTGAAATATCTTTACACACGCCTCGTTTCATTTATATCACGTTATTCTTTATAATCAGGGAATAACGTGCTAAAACTAAAATTCAATGAACCCCTTTAGATATCTATCCATGCACATACAATCGCCTGATATGGTACTAATGATACAATTATTTTTGAATAGTAGTCAAGTCATTCTTTTGAATTATAAATTAAAGAAAATCTAATAAAAACAGGCATTCGAAAGCGAGTGAAAGCGGTCGAATGCCTGGAATGTTTATGTGATTGCTTTTCTATTACTAAAATCCAATTTATGCGCTAACATTTGTTCTTACACCTGATACATACCAAAATTAGCCTAAATCCTTTATTTACAATGCTTTAAAAGGCAAATCTTCTCTATTTGCCTTAAGTAGACAATAATGATGGTATCCGGGCCTGACATTTCCTTGGCGGTAAGCATGTGATTGGCCCAGCCTCATTTCTTTTCCAATTTCTTGATTTCGCTTGTCCCAATCTCTTCTATTGCCTTTAACTGACTTCTTGCCAATTGATGCAATAGTTGCACTCTTTCAGCTTG from Petrocella atlantisensis includes:
- the tnpA gene encoding IS200/IS605 family transposase, translated to MKEKRGRGYVYSIQYHLVWCVKYRKKILKDNIEDTLKMKLKQIALENKFDILEMECDKDHVHLLVDCSPQHYIPNIIKALKGVSARAMFKEHPEIKNELWGGSLWNPSYYVSTISDTTEEQIRRYIQSQKEK
- a CDS encoding helix-turn-helix domain-containing protein — encoded protein: MGKRMTVKEKNKELAKQGQQLKSYGLVLRVYPTKEQEALINRTFGCTRFIFNNYLSTRQEYYKGEAKTLSVGKYKKDVLVPMKSLEEHSFLKEVDKFALEVACENVEDAYIRFFKGQNRYPTFKSKRTAKKSYTTKMTNNNIAVCGSVHDRDENAAINIRNYGLQILGLEAVA